Proteins found in one Thalassomonas actiniarum genomic segment:
- a CDS encoding collagenase, producing MMMKKTLSILLISTLTPSVLAANSPARGIDAATTSDQVAHAEHNSFIPSQALPAKHYNVSVSIKLAENNKSQHRTNQDKTAITALSTAAEASCDDNAFITSGNALLAQIKDQGFDCVGRLFTDASQAVRLGTFTQANILTVANETKAKSASYNGTDADNYFKALQYWIRAFYYYGNRELLTPENQAATKAAMDTLFSNPHMYDKTTENADVIELAVVNLNNASIREHYMDVVHQLLNRYDASYDSVKGWGDVFAEATWGIPSACARFADCRSNEHSTALISKMANFIHDNIAWLDKPAADYHLHNLGYQLANIYSGKNDSHFSAIEATLAGEVNKIFNTFGPLKSDTGRRAYLQVLNAVDYRGKCSDFNVCNKKDDIIASVLNDRINCPSGTLFMWAQDMNQEQLEWACNSLKSHEDYFHDTMKTNRTPVTPDDNESLRMVVFNNAVEWRIYGGVLFGASTDNGGLYLEGDPSTAGDQATFFAYEEVPARPVFDIWNLRHEYIHYLDGRFITQGDFHDVNGAGKTVWYGEGIAEYISRRNCNDGAASEAAAGTYELSTILANEYGVGQTRIYDWGYLASRYMFERQSSIFFNMLETFKQGDYASYRSNMVDNWINDKTFDSDFNNWLPTVTSSGCTVDNTRPPSPAEPVNVDDVQGDEQTGINACALGRARESRDISAGQAICLEDASNNNQVQIGLYVPSGLINVSLEITMRHGSGNGNLLHRWDARPNDTTYDHISNGPSNDETILVPQVQPGWNYIHVRADSAFTDATLLARYIQNDGPVTDNVLKNGVSKSVSGKAQEEVHFTLEVPANASALSFDTSGGTGDADLYVRYGSAPDINNYDCRPYKGGNVEHCTMENIQAGTYYVMLRGYNDFNDVSLVANYSLGSSNAAPVALTNGPYSAAVNSPIAMSSNNSSDSDGTLTAWHWDFGDGNSSTSANPSHSYAGVGNYTVTLTVTDNEGATASTSTNAVISAANNGNNLENGVITLVSGSANQESIYTLQVPSGATNLSFATSGGTGDVDMHVKFGSAPTKSDYDCRPWKVGSNETCNIGNVQTGTYYVMLLGYSDHTDIKLLASYTP from the coding sequence ATGATGATGAAAAAAACATTATCCATACTGTTAATAAGCACGTTGACGCCATCGGTGTTGGCCGCCAATAGCCCGGCAAGAGGTATTGATGCTGCAACAACATCCGATCAAGTCGCCCATGCTGAGCATAACAGCTTTATTCCATCACAGGCCTTGCCCGCAAAGCACTATAATGTCTCTGTATCGATAAAACTTGCCGAGAATAACAAAAGCCAACATAGAACAAATCAAGACAAAACCGCCATCACGGCTTTATCAACGGCAGCCGAGGCCAGTTGTGACGATAATGCCTTTATCACCTCCGGCAACGCTCTGTTAGCACAAATTAAAGATCAGGGGTTTGATTGTGTCGGCCGCTTATTCACCGACGCCTCACAAGCCGTGCGTTTGGGCACCTTCACACAAGCCAACATCCTCACGGTAGCCAATGAAACTAAAGCAAAGTCTGCCAGCTATAACGGCACAGATGCTGACAACTACTTTAAAGCGCTGCAGTATTGGATCCGTGCCTTTTATTATTACGGCAACAGAGAGCTGTTAACACCAGAGAATCAGGCGGCGACCAAGGCGGCGATGGACACCCTGTTCAGCAACCCTCATATGTATGATAAAACCACTGAGAATGCCGATGTTATCGAGCTTGCCGTTGTCAACTTGAACAATGCCAGTATCCGTGAGCATTATATGGATGTGGTGCACCAGCTGCTCAATCGCTACGATGCCTCCTATGACAGTGTCAAAGGCTGGGGAGATGTCTTTGCCGAAGCAACCTGGGGAATACCCAGTGCCTGTGCCCGTTTTGCCGACTGCCGCAGCAATGAGCACAGCACCGCCCTGATCAGCAAAATGGCCAACTTTATTCACGATAATATTGCCTGGCTCGACAAACCCGCCGCCGATTATCATTTGCACAACCTGGGATACCAGCTGGCCAATATCTACAGCGGTAAAAATGACAGCCATTTTTCTGCTATCGAAGCAACACTGGCCGGCGAGGTCAATAAAATATTCAATACCTTCGGTCCCCTCAAAAGCGATACCGGACGCCGGGCGTATCTGCAGGTACTCAATGCCGTCGATTACCGGGGCAAATGCAGCGACTTTAATGTCTGCAATAAAAAAGACGATATTATTGCCTCGGTTTTAAACGACCGCATCAATTGCCCGTCCGGCACCCTCTTTATGTGGGCACAGGACATGAACCAGGAGCAACTTGAATGGGCCTGTAATTCATTAAAAAGTCATGAAGACTACTTTCATGACACGATGAAAACCAACAGGACACCTGTCACCCCCGACGATAATGAATCCTTGCGCATGGTGGTTTTTAATAATGCCGTCGAGTGGCGTATTTATGGCGGGGTATTATTTGGTGCCAGCACAGACAACGGCGGTTTGTATCTGGAAGGTGACCCAAGTACCGCCGGCGATCAGGCAACCTTTTTCGCCTATGAAGAAGTCCCGGCACGCCCGGTGTTTGATATCTGGAACCTGCGCCATGAATATATACATTATTTGGACGGCCGTTTCATTACCCAGGGGGATTTTCACGATGTCAACGGTGCCGGAAAAACCGTGTGGTACGGTGAAGGCATTGCCGAATATATTTCCCGTCGCAACTGTAACGACGGCGCGGCAAGTGAAGCGGCTGCCGGCACGTATGAGCTGAGCACGATTTTAGCCAACGAATACGGTGTCGGCCAGACCCGCATTTATGACTGGGGTTATCTTGCCTCCCGTTATATGTTCGAACGCCAAAGCAGTATCTTTTTTAATATGCTGGAGACGTTTAAACAAGGTGATTATGCCTCGTACCGAAGCAATATGGTGGATAACTGGATAAACGATAAAACCTTTGACAGCGACTTTAACAACTGGCTGCCAACAGTGACATCTTCGGGCTGCACCGTCGATAATACCCGTCCTCCTTCGCCGGCAGAACCTGTAAATGTCGATGATGTCCAGGGAGACGAGCAAACAGGAATTAATGCCTGTGCCCTTGGCCGTGCACGCGAATCCCGCGATATCAGTGCCGGCCAGGCCATCTGCCTTGAAGACGCCAGCAACAATAACCAGGTGCAGATCGGTTTATATGTCCCGTCAGGGTTGATCAATGTCAGCCTGGAGATCACCATGCGCCACGGCAGCGGCAACGGTAACTTGTTACACCGTTGGGATGCCCGTCCCAACGATACCACCTATGATCATATCTCAAACGGCCCCAGCAATGACGAAACCATTTTAGTGCCGCAAGTGCAACCGGGTTGGAATTATATCCATGTCCGCGCCGACAGTGCCTTTACCGACGCCACTTTACTGGCCCGTTACATACAAAACGACGGCCCGGTCACCGATAATGTCCTGAAAAACGGCGTAAGTAAAAGCGTGAGCGGCAAAGCACAGGAAGAAGTGCACTTTACCCTGGAAGTACCGGCCAATGCCTCCGCGCTGAGCTTTGATACCAGCGGCGGCACCGGCGATGCCGACCTGTATGTCAGATACGGCTCAGCGCCCGATATCAACAATTATGACTGTCGTCCTTATAAAGGCGGCAATGTTGAACATTGCACCATGGAAAACATTCAGGCAGGCACCTACTACGTGATGTTGCGTGGTTATAATGATTTTAACGATGTCAGCTTAGTGGCCAATTACAGCCTGGGCAGCAGCAATGCCGCCCCGGTCGCTTTAACCAATGGTCCCTATAGCGCCGCCGTCAATAGCCCCATAGCCATGAGCAGCAATAATTCATCCGACAGCGACGGCACCCTGACCGCCTGGCACTGGGACTTCGGCGACGGTAACAGCAGCACATCGGCTAACCCCAGCCATAGCTATGCCGGCGTCGGCAATTATACCGTTACCTTAACGGTCACTGACAATGAAGGCGCAACAGCAAGCACCAGCACCAACGCGGTGATTTCAGCCGCCAACAATGGCAATAACCTGGAAAACGGCGTGATCACTCTGGTGTCCGGCAGTGCAAACCAGGAAAGTATTTATACTTTGCAAGTGCCGTCAGGCGCCACTAACTTAAGTTTTGCCACCAGCGGCGGCACAGGCGATGTTGATATGCATGTCAAGTTCGGCTCAGCGCCGACTAAAAGCGATTATGATTGCCGCCCCTGGAAGGTAGGCAGTAATGAAACTTGCAATATCGGCAATGTCCAGACGGGCACTTATTACGTGATGTTGCTCGGCTATAGCGATCATACCGATATCAAGCTGCTGGCCAGTTACACCCCTTAA